A stretch of the Mycobacterium sp. ITM-2016-00317 genome encodes the following:
- a CDS encoding LysR family transcriptional regulator, which produces MHVLHTLRADLNLVPALAILLEERHISRAAARLGLSQPATSRALQRLRSLLGDPLLIRERDGYRLTARAQILRDQLEGVLPALEALVSPDDFDPAVSTTEIHLAGTDFAVQTYGPAICATLMHESPGSGVRFHSWRYDSMAEAIHRGRVELGLFGVHSSGDLSAADLLTEQFVCVVDADHPATGPALMLAEYCRLRHLVIDVTDGLQPDVDLPLQERGLRRRAMVTVPYHSVVPLILAGTDLVATIPASLARQWPAGHRVRILQAPAEVRRLTYRMVWHPAYDNDRRHRWLRSTVRTAALTAGATPA; this is translated from the coding sequence ATGCATGTGCTGCATACGCTGCGCGCGGACCTCAACCTCGTCCCCGCGTTGGCCATACTCCTCGAGGAACGCCACATCTCGCGCGCGGCGGCCCGGCTCGGCCTCAGCCAGCCGGCGACCAGCCGTGCGCTGCAACGACTTCGGTCCCTGCTCGGCGACCCGCTGCTCATCCGCGAGCGTGACGGCTATCGGCTCACCGCACGCGCCCAGATCTTGCGGGACCAACTCGAAGGCGTGCTCCCGGCTCTGGAGGCGCTGGTGTCCCCCGACGACTTCGATCCCGCAGTCTCGACGACAGAGATCCACCTCGCGGGCACCGACTTCGCCGTGCAGACGTACGGGCCCGCGATCTGCGCCACGTTGATGCACGAATCTCCCGGCTCCGGGGTGCGTTTCCACAGCTGGCGGTATGACTCGATGGCCGAGGCGATTCACCGGGGCCGTGTCGAACTCGGCCTTTTCGGCGTGCATTCGTCGGGTGACCTCTCGGCGGCCGACCTGCTGACCGAGCAGTTCGTCTGCGTGGTGGACGCCGATCACCCGGCCACCGGGCCGGCGCTGATGCTCGCGGAGTACTGCCGCCTTCGGCATCTCGTGATCGATGTGACCGACGGACTCCAGCCCGACGTCGATCTACCCCTGCAGGAACGGGGTTTACGACGAAGGGCGATGGTCACCGTGCCCTACCACTCCGTCGTCCCGCTGATACTGGCCGGGACCGATCTCGTCGCGACGATTCCCGCGAGCCTCGCCCGACAGTGGCCGGCCGGTCACCGTGTGCGCATCCTGCAGGCACCGGCGGAGGTTCGGCGGCTGACCTACCGCATGGTGTGGCATCCCGCCTACGACAACGACCGCCGGCACCGCTGGTTGAGATCGACGGTGCGCACCGCGGCCCTGACCGCAGGTGCTACCCCAGCTTGA
- a CDS encoding cytochrome P450, whose translation MTTASETQSLLLQMLAPDRRADPYPVYEQIRAHGPMQLPANNLTVFSSYADCDEVLRHPDSASDRLKSTVAQRAIADGAEERPFGPPGFLFLDPPDHTRLRRLVSKAFVPKVVRALEPDIVALVDGLLEEAAGGAEPFEAIEGLAYPLPVAVICRLLGVPLEDEPEFSAASALLAQSLDPFITVTGAAGDGFEERMQAGLWLRDYLRGLISRRRRDPGDDLMSGLIHVEESGDQLTEDEIVATCNLLLVAGHETTVNLIANAALALLRNDGQWAALAADPDGAGVVIEETLRYDPPVQLVGRIAGEDMTIGGSVTVPKGDNMLLLTAAAHRDPDAVERPDEFDPDRPVIRHLGFGKGPHFCIGAPLARLEATVALTVLTSRFPNSTLAAEPVYKQNVTLRGMSTLPVKLG comes from the coding sequence ATGACGACCGCCTCGGAAACGCAGTCGCTGCTGCTGCAGATGCTCGCGCCCGACCGGCGAGCGGATCCGTACCCGGTCTATGAGCAGATCCGCGCGCACGGGCCGATGCAGCTGCCGGCCAACAATCTGACGGTGTTCTCGTCCTACGCCGATTGCGACGAGGTGCTGCGCCACCCGGATTCGGCGAGCGACCGGCTGAAGTCCACGGTGGCCCAGCGCGCCATCGCCGACGGCGCCGAGGAGCGCCCGTTCGGGCCGCCGGGGTTCCTGTTCCTGGATCCGCCCGACCACACCCGGCTGCGGCGCCTGGTCAGCAAGGCGTTCGTGCCCAAGGTCGTCAGGGCTCTCGAGCCCGACATCGTCGCGCTGGTCGACGGGTTGCTGGAGGAGGCCGCCGGCGGCGCGGAGCCGTTCGAGGCTATCGAGGGTCTGGCGTATCCGCTTCCGGTCGCGGTGATCTGCCGGCTGCTCGGGGTGCCGCTGGAGGACGAGCCGGAGTTCAGCGCAGCCTCGGCACTGCTGGCCCAGTCCCTGGATCCGTTCATCACCGTGACAGGTGCCGCCGGCGACGGGTTCGAGGAGCGCATGCAGGCCGGGCTCTGGCTGCGGGATTACCTGCGTGGCTTGATCTCTCGCCGCCGCCGCGATCCCGGCGACGACCTGATGTCAGGGCTGATCCACGTGGAGGAGTCCGGCGACCAGCTCACCGAGGACGAGATCGTCGCGACCTGCAACCTGCTGCTGGTGGCCGGACACGAGACGACGGTCAACCTGATCGCCAACGCCGCACTGGCGCTGCTGCGCAACGACGGCCAGTGGGCCGCGCTGGCCGCCGATCCGGACGGGGCCGGCGTGGTGATCGAGGAGACCCTGCGCTACGACCCGCCGGTGCAGCTGGTCGGACGGATCGCCGGCGAGGACATGACGATCGGGGGAAGCGTCACGGTCCCGAAGGGCGACAACATGCTGCTGCTGACCGCGGCCGCGCACCGCGACCCCGACGCGGTCGAGCGGCCCGACGAGTTCGACCCCGACCGGCCGGTGATCCGCCATCTCGGCTTCGGCAAGGGCCCGCACTTCTGCATCGGCGCACCGCTGGCCCGGCTGGAGGCCACCGTCGCGCTCACCGTGCTGACGTCACGGTTCCCCAATTCCACGCTGGCCGCCGAGCCCGTCTACAAACAGAACGTGACGCTGCGCGGCATGTCGACGCTTCCGGTCAAGCTGGGGTAG
- the tgt gene encoding tRNA guanosine(34) transglycosylase Tgt, which produces MTADLPGRAGRAGVIRTPHGDIRTPAFIAVGTQATVKAVLPETMKELGAQAVLANAYHLYLQPGPDIVDEAGGLGAFMNWPGPTYTDSGGFQVMSLGVGFKKVLAMDTSRVQADDVIAEGKERLAHVDDDGVTFRSHLNGSIHRFTPEVSIGIQHQLGADIIFAFDELTTLVNTRDYQERSVQRTHEWAVRCLTEHRRLSVERAHKPPQALFGVVQGAQYEDLRRQAARGLTQIVDEDGRGFDGYGIGGALEKQNLATIVGWVSSELPDDKPRHLLGISEPDDLFAAVEAGADTFDCVSPSRVARNAAVYSADGRFNITGARYRRDFTPIDPECDCYTCAHYTRAYLHHLFKAKEMLSATLCTIHNERFIVRLVDQIRESIPEGRFDDLREHVLGRYYANKP; this is translated from the coding sequence GTGACCGCCGACCTGCCCGGCCGGGCAGGCCGCGCCGGCGTCATCCGGACGCCGCACGGAGACATCCGGACTCCGGCGTTCATCGCCGTCGGCACCCAGGCCACCGTCAAGGCGGTCCTGCCTGAGACCATGAAAGAGCTTGGCGCCCAGGCTGTCCTGGCCAACGCCTACCACCTCTACCTGCAGCCGGGGCCTGACATCGTCGACGAGGCAGGCGGGTTGGGGGCGTTCATGAACTGGCCGGGCCCGACGTACACCGACAGCGGCGGCTTCCAGGTGATGTCGCTGGGCGTCGGGTTCAAGAAGGTGCTGGCGATGGACACCTCACGGGTCCAGGCCGACGACGTGATCGCCGAGGGCAAGGAGCGGCTGGCCCACGTCGACGACGACGGGGTGACCTTCCGCTCGCACCTGAACGGGTCCATCCACCGGTTCACCCCGGAGGTGTCGATCGGCATCCAGCATCAACTCGGCGCCGACATCATCTTCGCGTTCGACGAGCTGACCACGCTGGTCAACACCCGCGACTACCAGGAACGCTCGGTGCAGCGCACCCACGAGTGGGCGGTGCGCTGCCTGACCGAGCATCGCCGGCTGTCCGTGGAGCGCGCGCACAAGCCGCCGCAGGCGCTGTTCGGAGTGGTGCAGGGCGCTCAGTACGAGGACCTGCGCAGGCAGGCCGCGCGCGGGTTGACGCAGATCGTGGACGAGGACGGCCGCGGGTTCGACGGGTACGGCATCGGCGGGGCGCTGGAGAAGCAGAACCTGGCCACGATCGTCGGCTGGGTCAGCAGCGAACTGCCCGACGACAAGCCGCGCCACCTGCTCGGAATCAGCGAGCCCGACGACCTGTTCGCCGCGGTGGAGGCCGGCGCCGACACCTTCGACTGCGTGTCGCCGTCGCGGGTGGCCCGCAACGCCGCGGTGTACTCGGCCGACGGCCGCTTCAACATCACCGGGGCGCGCTACCGGCGCGACTTCACCCCGATCGACCCCGAGTGCGACTGCTACACCTGCGCGCACTACACCCGCGCCTATCTGCACCACCTGTTCAAGGCCAAGGAGATGCTGTCGGCGACGTTGTGCACGATCCACAACGAGCGGTTCATCGTCCGGCTGGTCGACCAGATCCGGGAGAGCATCCCCGAGGGCCGGTTCGACGATCTGCGTGAGCACGTGCTGGGCCGGTACTACGCGAACAAGCCCTGA
- a CDS encoding lipoprotein LpqH, translated as MLTRRSLAAVLSSTLLTVPVLAGCSSPTPEFQPPPGALVAGTAQVTINGRDAGTTDSVRCDPAGTLTMMNTGDPHDPEASGISATISSEDELIVREVGIRDLGGFTGSYNQGLGGDATVTMTGRTYDIQGTADGFDTDNPSFRTTGDFQIKVAC; from the coding sequence GTGTTGACACGCAGGTCTCTGGCCGCCGTACTGAGCTCGACCCTCCTGACCGTCCCGGTCCTCGCCGGATGCTCGTCGCCGACGCCGGAGTTCCAGCCCCCGCCCGGGGCGCTGGTGGCGGGAACCGCGCAGGTGACGATCAACGGCCGCGACGCCGGAACCACCGATTCGGTGCGGTGCGACCCGGCCGGGACGCTGACGATGATGAACACCGGCGACCCGCACGACCCCGAGGCCTCCGGCATCTCGGCGACGATCTCCAGCGAGGACGAACTCATCGTCCGCGAGGTCGGGATCCGCGACCTCGGCGGCTTCACCGGCAGCTACAACCAGGGCCTCGGCGGCGACGCGACCGTGACGATGACCGGGCGCACCTACGACATCCAAGGCACCGCCGACGGCTTCGACACCGACAACCCCAGCTTCCGCACCACAGGGGACTTCCAGATAAAGGTCGCGTGCTGA
- a CDS encoding lipoprotein LpqH, protein MKREILTAVGGAAIVMVGLSGCGSDKSDTSGETSQAAAAEGRSTVTIDGADQEVQGTVVCSDMGGNTNIAIGDATTGIGAVVSTGDEPTVVSVGLGNVNGVTLGFQSGAGQGEASAEKDGQTYKISGTATGVDMANPMQPVNKPFEIEVTCP, encoded by the coding sequence ATGAAGCGCGAAATCCTCACCGCCGTGGGCGGCGCAGCGATCGTCATGGTCGGCCTGTCGGGCTGCGGATCGGACAAGTCGGACACGTCGGGAGAGACGTCGCAGGCGGCGGCCGCCGAGGGCAGGAGCACCGTCACCATCGACGGTGCCGACCAGGAAGTGCAGGGCACCGTCGTGTGCTCCGACATGGGCGGCAACACCAACATCGCGATCGGCGACGCGACCACCGGGATCGGCGCGGTCGTCAGCACCGGCGACGAACCGACCGTCGTGTCGGTCGGCCTGGGCAACGTCAACGGGGTGACCCTCGGCTTCCAGAGCGGCGCAGGCCAGGGTGAGGCAAGCGCCGAGAAGGACGGCCAGACCTACAAGATCTCGGGCACCGCGACCGGCGTCGACATGGCCAACCCGATGCAGCCGGTTAACAAGCCGTTCGAGATCGAGGTGACCTGCCCGTAG
- a CDS encoding DUF732 domain-containing protein, whose product MKTLIGVLSAGLLPFATLVAAPAAHADTVAYLVNVHVRPGYNFPNADAAIGYGQTICDRVAATMGYRELVNQVKTDFHTTDYYQAGYLINQAVNELCPAQIWQLRQSAAGYTGN is encoded by the coding sequence ATGAAAACGCTGATCGGGGTGTTGTCGGCGGGCTTGCTGCCCTTCGCCACGCTGGTAGCGGCGCCCGCGGCGCACGCCGACACCGTCGCCTATCTGGTCAACGTCCACGTCCGTCCGGGATACAACTTCCCGAACGCCGACGCCGCCATCGGGTACGGCCAGACCATCTGTGACCGCGTCGCGGCCACGATGGGCTACCGCGAACTGGTGAACCAGGTGAAGACCGACTTCCACACCACCGACTACTACCAGGCGGGTTACCTGATCAATCAGGCCGTCAACGAACTCTGCCCGGCGCAGATCTGGCAGTTGCGGCAGTCCGCCGCCGGTTACACCGGTAACTGA
- a CDS encoding dihydrodipicolinate reductase has product MMTAILDHRDDMELVGARVYSADKDGADLGELLGREPVGVVGTTDVDAILALDADCVLYTPRTAHVDDVCALLSSGKNVATTAFMFHPRRMDPTDRDRVLAACERGRSTVHGSGINPGNLSGVLPLALSGMSRTIEKITLQERADWSVYESTGITFDNMAFGRPVDSISPTATDFLAFNSSIFTEQVWFLGDALDADLDEVTATVEAVAAQQDHQIFDHLLQAGTTAGQRWVWSGRRDGQVLVEIETLWTVGNEYPGHWPKPRHGWTLTIEGDPSMQTHFFSLASFDRAASMAEHVRSANVATAMQVLNAVPAVCEAPPGFATSATLPLIRSGSGFGRRQP; this is encoded by the coding sequence ATGATGACCGCCATCCTCGATCACCGCGACGACATGGAGCTGGTCGGGGCCCGCGTGTACTCCGCCGACAAGGACGGCGCTGATCTGGGGGAGTTGCTCGGCCGGGAGCCGGTCGGGGTGGTCGGTACGACCGACGTGGACGCGATCCTCGCCCTGGACGCCGACTGCGTGCTCTACACGCCCCGCACCGCGCACGTCGACGACGTGTGCGCGCTGCTGTCCAGCGGGAAGAACGTGGCCACCACGGCGTTCATGTTCCATCCCCGGCGGATGGACCCGACGGACCGCGACCGGGTACTCGCCGCATGCGAACGGGGCCGAAGCACGGTGCACGGCAGCGGTATCAACCCCGGCAATCTGTCCGGGGTGCTCCCACTGGCCCTGTCGGGGATGAGCCGCACGATCGAGAAGATCACCCTGCAGGAGCGGGCCGACTGGTCGGTGTACGAGAGCACCGGCATCACGTTCGACAACATGGCCTTCGGGCGGCCGGTCGATTCCATCAGCCCGACCGCCACCGACTTCCTGGCGTTCAACAGCTCGATCTTCACCGAGCAGGTCTGGTTCCTCGGCGACGCGCTCGACGCCGACCTGGACGAGGTTACGGCTACCGTGGAAGCCGTTGCGGCGCAACAGGACCACCAGATCTTCGATCACCTGCTGCAGGCCGGGACCACGGCCGGACAACGCTGGGTGTGGAGCGGTCGACGGGACGGGCAGGTGCTCGTGGAGATCGAGACGCTCTGGACGGTGGGCAATGAGTATCCCGGCCACTGGCCCAAGCCCAGGCACGGTTGGACCCTGACCATCGAGGGGGATCCGTCGATGCAGACGCACTTCTTCTCGCTGGCGAGCTTCGACCGGGCCGCGAGCATGGCTGAACACGTGCGGTCGGCGAACGTGGCGACCGCGATGCAGGTGCTCAACGCGGTGCCCGCGGTGTGCGAGGCACCGCCGGGTTTCGCGACGAGCGCGACGCTGCCGCTGATCCGCAGCGGCAGCGGCTTCGGGCGACGTCAGCCGTAG
- a CDS encoding nitronate monooxygenase: MTNRVQRLFGVQFPVVQAPMTYIARAELAAAVSEGGGLGMIETLTPEGRADLLRVRDLTDRPVAANLMIQGWKRDPSIVDVLVAAGVRHVFTSAGDPALFTARLHDAGMTVVHVVGSLRGAQKAADAGVDALVVEGVEGGGFKSALGASTMVLLPLIAERVDLPIICAGGMCDARSGAAAVVLGAEGLQMGTRMLASVEAAVHANFKDAIVAADDAGTVLLDVPGNPTMRVLRTGLASRIDEHPADAQLLGRITDLYFGGDLEASVANTGQVSSRITDLQPVADIVRHTWGDIEGVLDGARARLG, from the coding sequence GTGACCAATCGCGTTCAACGACTGTTCGGCGTGCAGTTCCCCGTCGTGCAGGCGCCCATGACCTACATCGCGCGGGCCGAGCTGGCGGCCGCGGTGTCCGAGGGCGGTGGCCTCGGCATGATCGAGACGCTGACCCCCGAGGGACGCGCGGACCTGCTGCGGGTGCGCGACCTGACCGACCGGCCGGTTGCGGCGAACCTGATGATCCAGGGCTGGAAGCGCGACCCGTCGATCGTCGACGTGCTGGTCGCCGCCGGGGTGCGGCACGTGTTCACCTCCGCCGGCGACCCGGCACTGTTCACCGCCCGGTTGCACGACGCCGGGATGACCGTGGTGCACGTCGTCGGATCGCTCAGAGGCGCACAGAAGGCCGCTGACGCCGGAGTCGACGCGCTGGTCGTCGAAGGAGTGGAGGGCGGCGGATTCAAGTCCGCGCTCGGCGCGTCCACGATGGTGCTGCTGCCGCTGATCGCCGAGCGCGTGGACCTGCCGATCATCTGCGCCGGCGGCATGTGCGATGCCCGCTCCGGCGCGGCCGCCGTGGTGCTGGGCGCCGAGGGGCTGCAGATGGGCACCCGGATGCTGGCCAGCGTCGAGGCCGCCGTGCACGCCAACTTCAAGGACGCGATCGTCGCGGCCGACGACGCCGGGACGGTGCTGCTCGACGTCCCCGGCAATCCGACGATGCGGGTGCTGCGCACCGGGCTGGCGTCGCGGATCGACGAGCACCCCGCCGACGCGCAGCTGCTGGGCCGGATCACCGACCTGTACTTCGGCGGCGACCTGGAGGCAAGCGTGGCCAACACCGGCCAGGTGTCCTCGCGGATCACCGACCTGCAGCCTGTCGCCGACATCGTGCGGCACACCTGGGGCGACATCGAAGGGGTGCTCGACGGCGCCCGCGCCCGGCTCGGTTGA
- a CDS encoding SGNH/GDSL hydrolase family protein, with protein MAPKRILCFGDSLTWGWVPVADGMPTERYPRDKRWTGVLADGLGQDYEVIEEGLSARTTTADDPTDPRLNGSKYLPACLASHLPLDVVILMLGTNDTKAYLHRTPLDVALGMSVLVTQVLTSAGGVGTGYPAPKVLVVAPPPLAPMPHPWFQQIFEGAHDKTARLAEVYAAMASFVKVPFFDAGSVISTDGEDGIHFTEQNNRALGEALREQVLRLG; from the coding sequence ATGGCCCCGAAACGGATTCTGTGCTTTGGTGATTCGCTGACCTGGGGGTGGGTTCCCGTCGCCGACGGGATGCCCACCGAACGCTACCCGCGGGACAAGCGGTGGACCGGTGTGCTGGCCGACGGGCTGGGCCAGGACTATGAGGTGATCGAAGAGGGCCTTTCGGCACGCACCACCACCGCCGACGACCCGACCGATCCCCGGCTCAACGGCTCGAAGTACCTGCCTGCGTGTCTGGCGAGCCATCTCCCGCTGGACGTGGTGATCCTGATGCTGGGCACCAACGACACCAAGGCCTATCTGCACCGGACACCGCTCGACGTGGCGCTGGGCATGTCGGTGCTGGTGACTCAGGTGCTCACCAGCGCGGGCGGGGTCGGCACCGGCTATCCGGCACCCAAGGTGCTGGTGGTGGCCCCGCCGCCGCTGGCACCCATGCCGCACCCGTGGTTCCAGCAGATCTTCGAAGGCGCGCACGACAAGACCGCCCGACTGGCCGAGGTGTACGCCGCGATGGCGTCGTTCGTGAAAGTGCCGTTCTTCGACGCCGGTTCGGTGATCTCCACCGACGGCGAGGACGGCATCCACTTCACCGAGCAGAACAACCGGGCGCTCGGCGAGGCGCTGCGCGAACAGGTGCTCAGGCTCGGATGA
- a CDS encoding DeoR/GlpR family DNA-binding transcription regulator, which translates to MDSETRQSRIVEFARTRGRVDVVSLATELDVASETIRRDLKVLAGRRLLKRVHGGAVPLETAAFESGVEYRSQVDLAQKHRIAAAATELLHGAETVYLDEGFTPRLIAERLAEQELTVVTSSLLAAEALAHSRTVTVLLLGGRMRGRTLATVDHWAVDMLNSLVIDVAYLGTNGISLEHGLTTPDPAVAAVKSTAVRVARRPVLVAAHSKFGESSFCRFARIGDFEAIVTGQELGAEEARRYEALGPVVIRA; encoded by the coding sequence GTGGATTCCGAGACCCGCCAGAGCCGGATCGTCGAATTCGCCCGCACCCGTGGGCGGGTGGACGTCGTCTCCCTCGCGACCGAACTGGACGTCGCCAGCGAGACGATCCGTCGCGACCTGAAGGTACTGGCGGGTCGTCGCCTGCTCAAGCGGGTGCACGGCGGCGCGGTCCCGCTGGAGACCGCCGCGTTCGAGTCCGGCGTCGAATACCGCAGCCAGGTCGACCTGGCCCAGAAGCACCGCATCGCGGCGGCCGCCACCGAGCTTCTGCACGGCGCCGAAACCGTCTATCTGGACGAAGGTTTCACGCCGCGGCTGATCGCCGAGCGGTTGGCCGAGCAGGAGCTCACGGTGGTGACGTCCTCGCTGCTGGCGGCCGAGGCCCTCGCACACAGTCGCACCGTCACGGTGCTGCTGCTCGGCGGCCGGATGCGGGGCAGGACGCTGGCCACCGTGGATCACTGGGCGGTCGACATGCTGAACAGCCTGGTGATCGACGTGGCTTACCTTGGCACCAACGGGATTTCCCTCGAGCACGGACTGACCACTCCGGATCCCGCGGTCGCCGCGGTGAAAAGCACCGCGGTGCGGGTGGCCCGCAGGCCCGTGCTGGTGGCGGCGCACTCGAAGTTCGGCGAGAGCAGCTTCTGCCGGTTCGCCCGCATCGGTGACTTCGAGGCGATCGTGACCGGCCAGGAGCTCGGCGCCGAGGAGGCGCGACGCTACGAAGCCCTCGGCCCAGTGGTCATCCGAGCCTGA
- a CDS encoding PTS mannitol transporter subunit IICBA yields MSQATVEDAPARTGVRVRVQKLGTALSNMVMPNIAAFIAWGLITALFIEQGWLQGIFANLRDPDGWVAKIGGWGAYDGAGIVGPMITYLLPILIGYTGGRMIHGNRGAVVGAIATVGVVTGADVPMFLGAMIMGPLGGWCMKKLDALWEGKIRPGFEMLVDNFSAGILGMVLAIFGFFGIGPIVSSFTRAAGSAVDFLVENDLLPLTSILIEPAKVLFLNNAINHGVLTPLGTTQALETGKSILFLLEANPGPGLGLLLAFMFFGKGAARASAPGAAIIQFFGGIHEIYFPYVLMKPKLIIATILGGMTGVFINVLFGSGLRAPAAPGSIIAVYAQTASGSFLGVTLSVFGAAAVSFVVAALLLKTDRATDEPDLAAATAEMESLKGKKSSVAGALAGAGAGRTGPIRNIVFACDAGMGSSAMGASVLRRKIQQAGFNDVKVTNSAISNLTDNYDLVVSHRDLTPRARQRTGSAAHVSVEDFMNSPRYDEIVEQLKKTNGEGGAAPAEVEDTAEAPNEDVLPLESIVLSGKAKSSAGAIDEAGHLLVTSGAVEPAYVDAMHERESSVSTFMGNGLAIPHGTNEAKDTIRHTGLSFVRYSEPIDWNGKPAEFVVGIAGAGKDHMALLTRIAQVFLKPDEVARLRQATTAEEVKAILMTADK; encoded by the coding sequence ATGTCGCAAGCAACTGTCGAGGACGCACCCGCGCGGACCGGGGTGCGGGTGCGGGTGCAAAAGCTGGGCACTGCGCTGTCGAACATGGTCATGCCCAACATCGCGGCTTTCATCGCGTGGGGCCTGATCACCGCTCTGTTCATCGAGCAGGGCTGGCTACAGGGAATCTTCGCAAACCTGCGGGATCCCGACGGCTGGGTCGCCAAGATCGGCGGCTGGGGCGCCTACGACGGCGCAGGCATCGTCGGCCCGATGATCACCTACCTGCTACCGATCCTGATCGGTTACACCGGCGGGCGGATGATCCACGGCAACCGCGGCGCGGTGGTCGGGGCGATCGCGACGGTCGGCGTGGTCACCGGCGCGGACGTGCCGATGTTCCTCGGCGCAATGATCATGGGCCCGCTCGGCGGCTGGTGCATGAAGAAGCTCGATGCGTTGTGGGAGGGCAAGATCCGGCCCGGCTTCGAGATGCTGGTCGACAACTTCTCTGCCGGCATCCTCGGGATGGTCCTGGCCATCTTCGGTTTCTTCGGCATCGGGCCGATCGTGTCCTCGTTCACCCGCGCAGCCGGCAGCGCTGTGGACTTCCTCGTCGAGAACGACCTGTTGCCGCTGACCTCGATCCTGATCGAGCCGGCCAAGGTGCTGTTCCTCAACAACGCGATCAACCACGGCGTACTGACCCCGCTGGGCACCACGCAGGCGCTGGAGACCGGCAAGTCGATCCTGTTCCTGCTGGAGGCCAACCCCGGTCCCGGGCTCGGACTTCTGTTGGCGTTCATGTTCTTCGGCAAGGGCGCCGCCCGCGCGTCGGCCCCGGGCGCGGCGATCATCCAGTTCTTCGGCGGCATCCACGAGATCTACTTCCCGTACGTGCTGATGAAGCCCAAGCTCATCATCGCCACCATCCTCGGCGGCATGACCGGGGTGTTCATCAACGTGCTGTTCGGCTCGGGCCTGCGTGCCCCGGCCGCGCCGGGGTCGATCATCGCGGTGTACGCCCAGACCGCCAGCGGCAGTTTCCTGGGCGTCACGCTGTCGGTGTTCGGAGCGGCGGCGGTGTCGTTCGTGGTGGCCGCGTTGCTGCTCAAGACCGACCGTGCCACCGACGAGCCGGACCTGGCCGCGGCCACCGCCGAGATGGAGTCGCTCAAGGGCAAGAAGTCCAGCGTCGCAGGTGCTCTGGCCGGAGCGGGCGCGGGCCGGACCGGACCGATCCGCAACATCGTGTTCGCCTGCGACGCCGGCATGGGCTCGTCGGCGATGGGAGCGTCGGTGCTGCGCAGGAAGATTCAGCAGGCCGGTTTCAACGACGTCAAGGTCACCAACTCGGCGATCTCGAATCTGACCGACAACTACGATCTGGTCGTCTCACACCGTGACCTGACTCCGCGCGCCCGCCAGCGGACCGGCTCGGCCGCGCACGTCTCGGTCGAGGACTTCATGAACAGCCCGCGCTACGACGAGATCGTCGAGCAGCTCAAGAAGACCAACGGCGAGGGCGGTGCGGCGCCGGCCGAGGTCGAGGACACCGCCGAGGCCCCGAACGAGGATGTGCTGCCACTGGAGTCGATCGTGTTGTCTGGCAAGGCGAAGTCGTCCGCCGGTGCGATCGACGAGGCCGGGCACCTGCTGGTCACCTCGGGTGCGGTGGAGCCGGCCTACGTCGACGCGATGCACGAGCGGGAGTCCTCGGTCTCCACGTTCATGGGCAACGGGCTGGCGATCCCGCACGGCACCAACGAGGCCAAGGACACGATCAGGCACACCGGACTGTCCTTCGTGCGCTACTCCGAACCGATCGACTGGAACGGCAAGCCCGCCGAGTTCGTCGTCGGCATCGCCGGGGCGGGCAAGGACCACATGGCGCTGCTGACCAGGATCGCGCAGGTGTTCCTCAAGCCCGACGAGGTCGCCCGGCTGCGGCAGGCGACGACCGCGGAGGAGGTCAAGGCGATCTTGATGACCGCCGACAAGTAG